In the Flagellimonas sp. HMM57 genome, one interval contains:
- a CDS encoding pyridoxal-phosphate dependent enzyme, with amino-acid sequence MDKHSLTACHNRIKPFIQNTPVLTSRLIDAMVNSQLFFKCENFQKMGAFKMRGATNAIMGLSDQQKANGVVTHSSGNFAQALSLAAKSLNVSAYIVMPSSAPQVKKDAVKAYGGKIIECEPTLSAREKTTKKIARETGATFLHPSNDDAVILGQGTACVELLELYPDLDYVIAPVGGGGLIAGTALAAHHFGTNCKVIGGEPFEVDDAYRSLKSGVIETNITTNTIADGLKTQLGDRNFPIIQQYVEWIIRVTEEEIISAMRIIWERLKIVCEPSCAVALAAVLREKNQFANKKIGIIISGGNVDLGELPF; translated from the coding sequence ATGGATAAACATAGTCTTACAGCATGCCATAATCGGATAAAGCCATTTATTCAAAATACTCCGGTACTTACATCAAGGCTTATTGATGCGATGGTCAATTCCCAACTTTTTTTTAAGTGCGAAAATTTTCAAAAGATGGGTGCTTTTAAAATGAGGGGCGCCACCAATGCTATTATGGGACTTTCTGACCAACAAAAGGCAAATGGGGTCGTTACCCATTCATCAGGTAATTTTGCACAAGCACTATCCTTAGCGGCAAAAAGCCTGAATGTCAGCGCATATATTGTGATGCCTTCCAGTGCCCCACAGGTAAAAAAAGATGCCGTTAAGGCCTATGGCGGAAAAATTATTGAATGTGAACCTACGCTATCAGCCAGGGAAAAGACCACAAAAAAAATAGCACGGGAAACAGGAGCAACATTTCTTCATCCATCTAATGATGATGCCGTAATTTTAGGACAGGGCACCGCCTGTGTAGAACTGCTGGAACTCTATCCTGATCTGGACTACGTAATAGCTCCAGTAGGGGGAGGAGGCCTTATTGCCGGCACTGCATTGGCAGCCCATCATTTTGGAACTAATTGTAAAGTAATCGGCGGCGAACCTTTTGAAGTAGATGATGCTTATAGGTCTTTGAAAAGCGGGGTTATTGAAACCAATATAACAACCAATACGATTGCCGACGGACTCAAGACCCAATTAGGAGACCGAAACTTCCCAATTATCCAACAATACGTAGAATGGATAATACGAGTAACGGAAGAAGAGATAATCAGTGCTATGCGAATTATCTGGGAACGCTTAAAAATAGTATGTGAGCCTTCTTGTGCCGTAGCACTGGCTGCAGTTTTAAGGGAAAAGAACCAGTTTGCCAATAAGAAAATTGGCATAATCATTTCCGGTGGCAATGTAGATTTGGGAGAATTGCCTTTTTAA
- a CDS encoding Crp/Fnr family transcriptional regulator: MQSRCENCIVRQFNSLRAMSKEELKAVSDSKTTKSIKKGEPLFEEGDKLNGVYCVRNGVSKLSKLSSNGKDQIVKLASTGEVIGQRSVVAQETANLSAIAVNDMEVCFIPKETINHTLQKNPNFTLEVLRHMAHDLKEADDVIVNMSQKTVKQRIAEAFLYLKNNFGEDEDGFLALSLSREDISNVVGTATESAIRIISEFKKKGLIHTSGKKVGIKNERKLVELVEGF, translated from the coding sequence ATGCAAAGCAGATGTGAGAATTGTATCGTACGTCAGTTCAACTCGTTACGAGCTATGAGCAAAGAAGAGTTAAAAGCCGTTTCAGATTCCAAAACAACCAAATCAATTAAAAAAGGGGAACCTTTATTTGAGGAAGGTGATAAACTGAATGGAGTGTATTGCGTACGCAACGGTGTTTCCAAACTTTCCAAGTTAAGCTCAAACGGCAAAGATCAAATTGTTAAGCTAGCTTCCACAGGAGAAGTAATCGGACAGCGTTCGGTCGTTGCACAGGAAACCGCTAATCTTTCTGCCATTGCAGTTAATGATATGGAAGTTTGTTTTATTCCAAAAGAGACCATAAACCACACACTTCAAAAAAATCCAAACTTTACACTCGAGGTATTGCGACATATGGCCCACGACCTAAAGGAAGCGGACGATGTAATCGTGAATATGTCTCAAAAGACCGTGAAACAGCGTATTGCCGAAGCTTTCTTATACTTAAAGAATAATTTTGGCGAGGACGAAGATGGCTTTTTGGCACTATCGTTATCCAGAGAAGATATATCTAACGTTGTAGGTACCGCTACAGAATCTGCAATTCGAATAATTTCAGAATTCAAGAAAAAAGGACTTATTCATACCTCTGGCAAGAAGGTGGGCATAAAGAATGAACGCAAGTTGGTAGAACTTGTAGAAGGGTTCTAA
- a CDS encoding PepSY domain-containing protein, protein MNFKQITRTTHKILGLTSGIVVFIVAITGAMWAFKDEIKGLKNGYKNVAIENKSVLSPSEVKELAYEIYPDISLHGTVYNKPGQAIEAIYYQEEPLFYQSAYLNPYSGELLHIEDHLSGFFAFVLDGHMYLWLPHVIGEQVVGISILVFLVMVLSGIILWWPKKRKHLGQRLKFQWKSTTRWRRKNFDLHSIVGFYACLFALIFAVTGLAMSYDWFQSGLYSAIGGQKNVMFLIPESEEGFIDASDKKPIDRLLPKLWRTNPQASSFEIHYPHSATSSIYVEVSNTDGVYYNSDYLFFDQNTLAPVPSETIYRKYKEMALSDKVLRMNYDIHVGAIAGIPGKILAFLISILIASLPVTGFLIYWGKHKKKVKAGKNETVFSLE, encoded by the coding sequence ATGAACTTTAAACAAATCACCAGGACCACACATAAGATACTAGGGCTGACAAGCGGGATAGTTGTCTTTATTGTAGCAATTACTGGGGCAATGTGGGCGTTTAAAGACGAAATTAAAGGATTGAAAAATGGGTACAAAAACGTGGCCATAGAAAACAAATCTGTTCTATCACCTTCGGAAGTAAAAGAATTGGCTTATGAAATCTATCCCGATATCTCTTTGCATGGTACTGTTTATAATAAGCCAGGACAAGCAATTGAAGCGATTTATTATCAAGAAGAGCCGTTATTTTACCAAAGTGCCTATTTAAACCCGTATTCAGGTGAGTTGCTGCATATTGAAGATCATTTGAGCGGATTTTTTGCTTTTGTACTGGATGGCCATATGTATCTCTGGTTGCCCCATGTAATAGGAGAACAAGTTGTGGGAATTTCTATCCTTGTGTTTTTGGTCATGGTTTTATCGGGAATTATACTTTGGTGGCCCAAAAAGCGCAAACACCTTGGACAACGCCTTAAGTTTCAATGGAAATCTACAACGCGATGGCGACGCAAAAACTTCGACTTGCATTCCATAGTTGGATTTTATGCCTGTCTTTTTGCACTCATATTTGCTGTGACGGGGCTTGCTATGTCGTACGATTGGTTTCAATCTGGCCTTTATAGCGCTATTGGCGGTCAAAAAAATGTGATGTTCCTCATTCCGGAAAGTGAAGAAGGATTTATAGATGCCAGCGATAAGAAACCGATAGATAGACTTTTACCCAAGCTCTGGCGTACAAACCCTCAAGCCAGTAGTTTTGAAATACATTATCCGCATTCGGCAACAAGTAGTATCTATGTTGAGGTTTCAAATACTGATGGTGTATACTATAATTCGGACTATCTTTTTTTTGACCAAAATACCTTAGCACCGGTACCTTCGGAGACCATTTATAGAAAATACAAGGAGATGGCCTTGTCGGATAAAGTCCTTCGCATGAACTATGACATACACGTAGGAGCCATAGCTGGAATACCAGGCAAGATTTTAGCTTTTTTGATAAGTATTTTAATTGCAAGTCTGCCAGTAACTGGATTCCTCATATATTGGGGAAAGCATAAAAAAAAGGTAAAAGCTGGAAAAAATGAAACAGTTTTTTCTTTAGAATAG
- a CDS encoding TonB-dependent receptor, translated as MIRTIVVFLFLPITLFAQNRFEITGTITSDDGQPLAFASIALDKNNKYAIAENNGSYRIPNVKTGEYMVTVSSLGFETVVRTITVDKDLKLDFVLAESAQQLDDVIVQGKKTATEQAEKAITIGSFELADIVAQTNIITDAIDRISGVRIRRSGSLGDNSDISINGLNGTAVRVYIDGIPLEFLYPGLDLATLPLTDIKRVDVYKGVLPVDIGTDALGGGINIITETKYTNRIKASYSLGSFNTHLADINMTLTDGNDNFLSLASGINYSDNDYTFRADLLVNNPFASAGAPPIEIENQNIRRFHDMYRLQYTSASLGTTNKSWTDNAQINFNYLNSFREIQNGLQITNLAFGEAVGERENVSVVAKYDKTILKDKLKLRTVTNYSDELIKFVDTTANAYNWLGEVIFRNRPGEFNEGTPALTETTTKSVVNRTSLNFDISENNRLILSNLLANQRREIKDFDINEPTEFEIIPEQKITKNITGLQYEGGYLDNKLEFSSALKYYTYNLSAIEFNSQQIIEQTEGFFGWNAGLKYTISDNLSIRGSYERGFLIPEIFQFAGNATGIVPNGEIAPEESDNYNLGLLFSKQFNDDYAFSLTTNAFIRNQRDIIFLDVNRTPLRYVNAEDVSSKGIEGELKFNFLKNFDWTSNVSYIDKIFVSFVNSGVTNDFLVDSPFPNTPSFFFNTELSWSKDNFLNTGVGVRLYGLFNHVDSFNFVIVGAGDTIETNPNAFVPEQNRLDAGFSLRFFDDKFTAAFNVVNITDEDLFDNFSIPRPGRNYNFKLIYEISNF; from the coding sequence ATGATACGAACTATAGTTGTTTTTTTATTTCTTCCAATAACCCTCTTTGCCCAAAACAGATTTGAGATTACAGGTACGATCACTAGTGATGATGGACAACCATTGGCCTTTGCTAGTATTGCACTTGACAAAAACAATAAATACGCCATTGCAGAGAATAATGGAAGCTACCGTATCCCAAACGTTAAGACTGGAGAGTACATGGTAACGGTGAGTTCGCTTGGTTTTGAAACTGTTGTCCGTACCATCACAGTTGACAAAGATTTAAAACTCGATTTTGTTCTCGCGGAGAGTGCACAACAACTGGACGATGTGATCGTACAAGGAAAGAAAACTGCAACAGAGCAAGCGGAAAAAGCAATTACTATTGGAAGCTTTGAGCTTGCGGATATTGTTGCCCAAACCAATATTATTACAGATGCAATAGACCGTATTTCTGGGGTTCGGATAAGGCGTTCTGGTTCGTTGGGAGACAATTCAGATATTTCAATTAACGGATTAAACGGAACAGCGGTACGGGTTTATATTGATGGTATTCCATTGGAATTTTTATATCCAGGCCTTGATTTAGCCACATTGCCCCTAACGGATATTAAAAGGGTGGATGTATACAAAGGTGTATTGCCTGTCGATATTGGAACGGATGCATTGGGTGGAGGAATCAATATTATAACAGAGACAAAATATACCAACCGAATTAAGGCTTCCTATAGCTTGGGTTCCTTTAATACCCACCTCGCTGATATAAACATGACCCTAACGGATGGTAACGATAATTTCCTTAGTCTGGCAAGCGGAATCAACTATTCCGATAATGACTACACGTTTCGGGCAGACTTATTGGTCAATAATCCTTTTGCATCAGCAGGCGCACCACCAATAGAAATCGAAAATCAGAATATTCGTCGTTTTCACGATATGTATCGTCTACAGTACACATCGGCTTCGTTGGGGACGACAAATAAAAGCTGGACGGACAATGCTCAAATCAATTTCAACTACCTCAATTCTTTCCGGGAGATTCAAAATGGCTTGCAAATTACAAATCTTGCTTTTGGGGAAGCAGTAGGAGAACGGGAAAATGTGTCCGTTGTAGCCAAGTATGACAAAACGATTTTGAAGGATAAGTTAAAACTTAGGACCGTTACAAATTATAGCGACGAGCTTATAAAGTTTGTGGATACGACCGCAAATGCATACAACTGGTTGGGAGAGGTGATTTTTAGGAACAGGCCGGGAGAGTTTAACGAAGGAACTCCTGCACTTACAGAGACCACTACCAAAAGTGTTGTAAATAGGACATCGTTAAATTTTGATATTTCTGAAAATAATAGACTTATCCTAAGTAACCTATTGGCCAACCAAAGAAGGGAAATAAAGGATTTTGATATTAATGAGCCTACTGAATTTGAAATCATTCCGGAGCAGAAAATCACCAAGAATATTACCGGGCTACAATATGAGGGTGGGTACTTGGACAACAAACTGGAGTTCTCTTCCGCATTGAAATATTATACGTATAACCTATCGGCTATTGAATTCAATAGCCAGCAAATCATAGAACAGACCGAAGGTTTTTTTGGGTGGAACGCTGGCCTTAAATATACTATTTCCGATAATTTATCTATACGAGGTTCCTATGAACGTGGGTTTTTGATTCCAGAAATTTTTCAGTTTGCAGGTAATGCTACTGGGATAGTCCCCAACGGAGAGATAGCTCCAGAAGAAAGTGACAATTATAATCTAGGGCTCCTTTTTTCAAAGCAGTTCAATGATGATTATGCATTTTCTTTAACGACCAATGCATTTATTAGAAATCAACGGGATATCATTTTTTTGGATGTTAACCGTACACCACTTCGTTATGTAAATGCTGAAGACGTTAGTTCAAAAGGGATAGAAGGTGAATTAAAGTTCAATTTTTTAAAGAATTTTGACTGGACCTCAAATGTGAGTTACATTGATAAAATCTTTGTTTCTTTCGTAAACTCCGGTGTTACGAACGATTTTTTGGTAGATAGCCCTTTTCCCAATACCCCAAGTTTCTTTTTTAATACGGAGCTATCATGGTCTAAAGACAATTTTTTGAATACTGGAGTTGGTGTGCGCTTATATGGATTGTTTAACCATGTAGATTCGTTCAACTTTGTAATTGTTGGTGCAGGAGATACCATAGAAACAAATCCCAACGCATTTGTTCCTGAACAAAATAGACTGGATGCAGGTTTTTCGCTCCGATTCTTTGATGACAAGTTTACAGCTGCATTCAATGTTGTCAATATTACAGACGAAGACTTATTTGACAATTTTAGCATTCCGCGTCCAGGGCGCAACTATAATTTTAAACTCATATATGAAATCTCAAATTTTTAA
- a CDS encoding TonB-dependent receptor codes for MKFGISLTAFLLFFTIVNAQTGTISGIVVDGNNEPLMGVNLMVLNTAIGGQTDSDGSFSITGIPTDNNVLKLSYLGFRSREINITIVSGANENLGTIVLYEGNEVLNEVVVQGERRNKFSRKETAYVSKLPLKDIENTQVYSTVTTELLESQVVVNFDDALKNATGVENLWASTGRGGDGAGYYALRGFSVQPQLVNGLPGLTNGTINPANIERIEVIKGPSATLFGNAVSSYGGLINVVTKKPYIGSGGSLSFTSGSFGFNQIVGDFNTALDKDENLYFRLNSSYSTEQSFQDAGFRKSFFVAPSLSYRVNNRLSFSFYGEITQAEQTNPTFLFLNRTAPTEAQNLDELNYNNKLSFTSNELTLQNPTQNYRLEMDYKLSDAWQSQTLLSTSATSTSGYYTYLFEFGILGGDTFTRFVSKQNSNTNTIDVQQNFIGDFKVAGLRNRMVIGLDYLNVTTTDNSSGFVFYGNTTPEGVSSGDNPFTPDVIEEDTFPLSTAGVDAALENTAIGNNNSEYSIYSLYVSDVINFTPQLSIMLGLRLDRFDNDGDLLDEEDDFAQTALSPKVGIMYQPIANKLSVFANYQNGFNNVAPQLVGDPEAGAQTLQTFDPEQANQLEGGLKANFLGNRLNGTISYYDITVKNRVIQDPANPFNFIANGEIESRGVELELNANPIRGLNARGGYSYNDSETTRTDDPLILNKRPLEAGPRNLYNFWASYAFQFEKLKGFGLGFGFNGASERFVKNYTTTGNFTLPAYTVYNASAFYEADKYRITLKLNNATNLEYYTGWSTINPQQPRAVLANVTYRF; via the coding sequence ATGAAATTTGGTATTTCTTTAACTGCTTTTTTACTCTTCTTTACCATTGTAAATGCACAAACAGGAACCATTTCCGGAATCGTTGTCGATGGTAATAACGAACCGCTCATGGGCGTTAACCTCATGGTCTTGAATACCGCTATTGGTGGGCAAACAGATTCAGATGGCAGTTTTTCCATTACTGGTATTCCAACTGATAACAATGTGCTCAAACTATCCTATTTGGGGTTCAGATCTAGAGAAATCAATATAACAATAGTTTCTGGCGCGAATGAAAATCTAGGAACTATAGTTTTATATGAAGGGAATGAGGTTCTCAATGAGGTTGTAGTCCAAGGAGAGCGCCGCAATAAATTTTCTAGAAAGGAGACAGCCTATGTTTCCAAGCTTCCATTAAAAGATATAGAGAATACTCAGGTATATAGTACGGTTACTACTGAATTATTGGAATCGCAAGTAGTCGTTAATTTTGACGATGCACTTAAAAATGCCACTGGTGTTGAGAACCTTTGGGCATCTACAGGACGTGGAGGCGATGGTGCGGGATATTACGCGTTAAGGGGTTTTTCGGTACAACCGCAATTGGTAAACGGTCTTCCGGGATTGACCAATGGAACAATAAACCCCGCAAATATAGAGCGTATCGAAGTCATTAAAGGTCCATCCGCCACATTGTTCGGGAATGCGGTTTCATCCTATGGCGGTCTCATCAATGTTGTCACCAAAAAGCCATACATAGGCTCTGGCGGTTCACTCTCTTTTACCTCAGGTTCTTTTGGCTTTAACCAAATAGTCGGGGATTTCAATACGGCGCTGGATAAAGATGAAAACCTATACTTTAGGCTTAATTCTTCATACAGTACAGAGCAAAGCTTTCAAGATGCCGGATTTAGAAAATCCTTTTTTGTAGCGCCATCATTGTCCTACAGGGTTAACAATAGGTTGTCATTTTCCTTCTATGGTGAAATTACCCAAGCAGAGCAGACCAATCCTACCTTTTTATTTTTGAACAGGACCGCACCTACAGAAGCTCAAAATTTGGATGAGCTTAATTATAATAACAAGCTATCTTTTACGAGTAACGAGCTCACCCTTCAAAATCCGACGCAGAATTATCGGTTAGAAATGGATTATAAACTTTCTGATGCATGGCAATCACAAACGTTGTTGTCAACAAGCGCGACTTCAACAAGTGGATATTACACGTATTTGTTTGAATTTGGCATTTTGGGCGGAGATACATTTACCCGCTTTGTAAGCAAGCAGAATTCTAACACCAATACAATCGATGTGCAACAAAATTTCATTGGTGATTTTAAGGTTGCCGGATTAAGGAACAGAATGGTCATTGGTCTGGATTACCTAAATGTGACTACGACGGATAACAGTAGTGGTTTTGTTTTCTACGGCAATACCACACCCGAGGGTGTATCGAGTGGTGACAACCCCTTTACCCCAGATGTAATCGAGGAGGATACATTCCCACTTTCAACCGCTGGAGTTGATGCGGCACTGGAAAATACAGCTATCGGGAATAATAATTCAGAATACAGTATTTACAGTTTGTATGTTTCCGATGTCATCAATTTTACCCCACAGCTTTCCATTATGCTCGGTTTACGATTGGATAGATTTGACAATGATGGTGATTTGCTCGACGAGGAAGATGATTTTGCACAAACCGCCCTTTCTCCAAAAGTTGGTATTATGTATCAACCCATAGCGAACAAACTATCTGTATTTGCTAACTATCAAAATGGATTTAACAATGTAGCCCCACAATTGGTCGGAGATCCAGAAGCAGGTGCACAGACTTTACAAACATTTGATCCAGAACAGGCAAATCAGCTTGAAGGCGGTTTAAAAGCAAATTTTCTCGGAAATAGATTGAACGGTACGATAAGCTATTACGACATTACTGTAAAAAATCGTGTCATACAAGACCCGGCAAACCCTTTCAATTTTATTGCAAATGGAGAAATTGAAAGCAGGGGAGTGGAACTTGAGCTTAATGCAAATCCTATAAGAGGGCTTAACGCTCGTGGAGGCTATAGTTACAATGATAGTGAGACAACAAGAACAGATGACCCTTTGATACTTAATAAAAGACCTCTTGAAGCTGGTCCAAGGAATTTATACAATTTCTGGGCAAGCTACGCCTTTCAATTTGAAAAGCTCAAAGGTTTTGGATTGGGTTTTGGCTTTAATGGTGCAAGTGAACGGTTTGTTAAGAACTATACGACCACAGGGAATTTTACCCTGCCAGCATACACGGTATATAATGCCTCCGCCTTTTACGAGGCCGATAAATACCGTATCACCTTAAAATTGAACAATGCGACCAATCTTGAATATTATACAGGTTGGTCTACCATTAATCCGCAACAGCCACGTGCCGTATTGGCCAATGTGACTTACAGGTTTTAG
- a CDS encoding PepSY domain-containing protein, with translation MKLKALKPRLHNAMFHTHTVSGIVISFALFVCFYAGAVALFMDELYQWENPNARIGAVNPGEVDYNKIVATVTENIEGFDQSEQFGFVPPSRMNPLIEFYGSKTNGSDVTERFAASIHPTEYKVLSYGTEPMTHMARTIYELHYFHQLPVIGIYLSGFVAFFFLFAVFTGVLTHWKNIVNKFYSFTTKGKWKQIWTNGHISLGIITLPFQIVYAVTGALLGLSLLLLAPSAFLMFDGDTNEVIKAVRPDAGIKYDKNARVIDNGVSINSIYENVSTSYPETPITYIYARNFGKEDGTVNVIFNDKKGITGDGIFVYGYKDGKLLQAVEPDNKTYSKGTYGVLIKLHYATFGGIFLKIIYFILAMITCYIILSGVMIWRTARDNNKYTDKQRRFHHRVTKFYLAISLSMFPALALIFIANKLVPLEMIERVFYVNTIFFLGWLLLTLIGLFWNNYRKLNRNYIFLGSVFGLCIPVINGVITGDWIWKTLVNGQYYVFSVDATWLIIGVFGLLVCQFNLNTKNSTAHNILRDSENKLTTKPESQEERSAVLQSVSKDS, from the coding sequence ATGAAATTAAAAGCTTTAAAACCAAGATTGCACAATGCGATGTTCCATACACATACCGTATCTGGTATTGTGATAAGTTTTGCTTTGTTTGTTTGTTTCTACGCTGGTGCAGTGGCGCTATTTATGGATGAACTCTATCAATGGGAAAATCCAAACGCTAGAATCGGAGCAGTAAACCCTGGAGAGGTTGATTACAATAAAATAGTAGCAACTGTCACAGAAAACATTGAAGGTTTTGACCAGAGTGAACAATTTGGTTTTGTTCCACCAAGTAGGATGAATCCTTTAATTGAATTTTATGGAAGTAAAACCAATGGTTCTGATGTAACCGAGAGATTCGCTGCTTCCATTCATCCAACTGAATACAAAGTATTGTCATATGGAACAGAACCCATGACCCATATGGCTCGAACTATTTATGAGCTTCATTACTTTCATCAATTACCCGTTATTGGTATTTATCTATCTGGTTTTGTGGCATTTTTCTTTTTGTTTGCTGTTTTTACGGGTGTGCTAACACATTGGAAGAATATTGTAAACAAGTTCTATTCCTTTACAACAAAAGGTAAATGGAAACAGATTTGGACCAATGGCCATATATCATTAGGAATCATAACATTGCCATTCCAAATAGTATATGCAGTAACGGGTGCGTTATTGGGACTATCCCTACTCTTATTGGCACCTAGTGCTTTTCTTATGTTTGATGGGGATACCAATGAAGTCATCAAGGCTGTACGTCCAGATGCGGGAATTAAATACGATAAGAATGCCAGAGTAATTGATAATGGAGTGAGCATTAACAGCATCTATGAAAATGTTAGTACCTCGTATCCTGAAACTCCCATAACGTATATCTATGCCAGAAATTTTGGAAAAGAAGATGGTACCGTTAATGTAATATTCAATGATAAAAAAGGAATCACTGGCGATGGTATTTTTGTTTACGGTTATAAGGATGGCAAACTATTACAAGCTGTTGAGCCTGATAACAAAACCTATTCGAAAGGAACTTATGGTGTATTGATAAAATTGCACTACGCCACTTTTGGAGGTATTTTTCTCAAGATTATCTATTTCATTCTTGCGATGATTACATGCTACATCATCCTAAGTGGTGTAATGATTTGGCGTACAGCACGTGACAACAATAAGTATACGGATAAACAACGTAGGTTTCACCATAGGGTAACAAAATTCTATCTGGCGATTAGCTTATCCATGTTTCCGGCATTGGCGCTTATATTCATTGCCAATAAACTGGTTCCTTTAGAAATGATTGAAAGGGTGTTTTACGTGAATACGATTTTCTTTTTGGGTTGGCTGTTACTTACACTCATAGGTCTTTTTTGGAACAACTATCGCAAACTAAACCGTAACTATATCTTTTTGGGAAGTGTTTTTGGACTCTGTATACCTGTGATAAATGGTGTCATTACGGGCGATTGGATATGGAAAACATTAGTGAACGGACAATACTATGTATTTAGCGTAGATGCAACTTGGCTTATTATTGGCGTATTTGGTTTGCTTGTCTGCCAGTTCAATTTGAATACTAAAAACAGCACTGCCCATAATATTTTGAGGGATTCAGAAAACAAACTAACAACAAAACCTGAATCCCAAGAAGAAAGGTCCGCCGTACTACAATCCGTATCAAAGGATAGTTAG
- a CDS encoding universal stress protein, translating into MQKILIPTDFSDNAWNAINYAMQLFRNKRCTFYLLNTYTPVIPSSRFMAKMIDGVSIVDAVRNASEQGLNKTVDRIKSKYGNTNHNFETISSFNLLVEEVKDIVDAFEINLVITGTKGASGIDEVFMGSNSVRIIKNTKRCPVLAIPQYFDFVTPSEIAFATDFNRFYTTSELRPLLDLAKMFQATVRIVHVQYGIKALSELQQFNLNMLRRYMSDTEHYVHTVSELNSVSKTLEIFSQELDIHLLALLNYQHSYMEKMTREPIVKRTAFHTQIPLLVIPELGMNGVSKQQIEKEQTVSR; encoded by the coding sequence ATGCAAAAGATTTTAATACCTACAGATTTTTCAGACAATGCATGGAATGCCATTAATTATGCCATGCAGTTGTTCCGCAACAAACGTTGCACTTTTTATTTACTCAATACGTACACCCCCGTAATTCCGAGTAGCCGATTTATGGCAAAAATGATAGACGGGGTGAGTATCGTAGATGCCGTAAGAAATGCTTCTGAACAGGGCTTGAACAAAACAGTGGATAGGATTAAGAGCAAATATGGGAACACAAACCATAACTTTGAGACCATTTCATCCTTTAACTTGTTAGTTGAGGAGGTAAAGGATATTGTAGATGCATTTGAGATCAATCTAGTGATTACGGGAACCAAAGGGGCTTCGGGAATCGATGAAGTTTTTATGGGAAGTAATTCTGTTCGCATCATCAAGAACACCAAAAGATGTCCTGTCCTAGCAATTCCCCAGTACTTTGACTTTGTTACACCCTCAGAGATTGCTTTTGCAACGGATTTTAATCGTTTTTATACGACGTCAGAACTAAGGCCGCTGCTCGATTTAGCAAAAATGTTTCAAGCAACCGTTCGTATTGTCCATGTTCAATATGGTATAAAAGCGCTATCCGAATTACAACAGTTCAATTTAAATATGTTGAGAAGGTACATGAGCGATACGGAGCACTATGTGCATACGGTATCCGAACTCAATTCAGTTTCGAAGACTCTAGAGATTTTTTCTCAGGAACTGGACATTCATTTGTTAGCACTTTTGAACTACCAGCATAGCTATATGGAAAAAATGACCCGTGAACCTATTGTTAAACGAACAGCGTTCCATACGCAAATTCCTTTATTGGTCATTCCAGAATTAGGAATGAACGGCGTTTCAAAGCAGCAAATAGAAAAAGAGCAAACTGTTTCCAGGTAA
- a CDS encoding Crp/Fnr family transcriptional regulator, producing MKRCTTIKAQQLRNFESLSKMALNRVLETSESMFVPKGTIVFKENQLLNKLYCIKEGACKFSTFDNLGREHILRFLGKGDIMGKRSIISNKGANVTATALTETALCCFDKSEIQYNLKTNTDFCNDLLHAFIEDANAIDKTRTIYCANKGIKQRLAQLLLYLAEKFGQDPDGKLMIRLKREDMASVLGTSQEYIINLLTHFKNKGFLDVNRSEIVLNSKEELRELI from the coding sequence ATGAAAAGGTGTACGACCATAAAGGCACAACAATTAAGAAATTTTGAATCACTTTCTAAAATGGCTTTGAATAGGGTTTTAGAAACTTCAGAATCGATGTTCGTACCCAAGGGCACTATTGTCTTTAAGGAAAACCAACTTTTGAACAAGCTGTACTGTATTAAGGAAGGGGCCTGCAAATTTAGCACGTTCGATAACTTGGGAAGGGAGCACATCTTACGTTTTTTGGGAAAAGGTGACATTATGGGGAAACGTTCCATAATATCGAACAAAGGAGCCAATGTGACGGCTACAGCATTAACGGAAACCGCACTATGTTGTTTTGATAAAAGTGAGATACAGTACAATCTAAAAACTAATACTGATTTTTGTAACGACCTGTTACACGCGTTTATAGAAGATGCCAATGCTATTGATAAAACAAGAACCATTTATTGCGCAAACAAAGGCATTAAACAACGATTAGCACAACTATTGCTATATCTGGCAGAGAAATTTGGACAAGACCCTGACGGAAAATTAATGATACGACTGAAACGTGAAGATATGGCTTCTGTTCTAGGGACTTCTCAAGAATATATCATCAATTTATTGACCCATTTTAAGAACAAAGGATTTCTAGATGTAAACAGGAGCGAAATCGTTTTAAATTCTAAAGAAGAGCTTAGAGAATTGATTTAA